A stretch of Primulina tabacum isolate GXHZ01 chromosome 13, ASM2559414v2, whole genome shotgun sequence DNA encodes these proteins:
- the LOC142523268 gene encoding protein JASON-like isoform X2, with amino-acid sequence MVWSWFPTEKQWREGEIGAVAAVRFLRRAVVATMGCFFGCFGVKDSQPQFVAPPEPVVSRNKTSLSSLLVSDDYSLGKEEGGQNSQNEEVYFRELKEQAKFLKACGTLAETPNEIRKASERWVDISSQNGEQKPLNFNSWLPSASIEKLNLGKQPLDSPQPVKICEEGIAGSVEDTPTSCLTDGLTRRQSTSSDLQNVLTPKDEKHNGSEASSVSPGALAPSAQFQNKSVRFDCDYDRSPYSSKGSTSESASQHSKGSGSAGHFSLSKPSVNPTPLKLTDEMLTPGTVFPRYLDNLAHGKTSRVRSQFVYPVPKPVDSLHQWEEYNSDSNDLIGSHNLNNEATPMSVSMLDITLKDIAVQKEMKDDAGLGSWSKQPSSKQDDNKKLSGSSSGENVICRKVSGDRPILGMVAAHWNDDENSHISPKWWDGNGIPNSTNKYKEDQKVSWHATPFEERLEKALSEETFISKRKPISGTSAPDFNDTEESDTALSHLQSSTHLSSVVSF; translated from the exons ATGGTATGGTCTTGGTTCCCTACTGAGAAGCAGTGGCGCGAAGGTGAAATTGGAGCTGTAGCAGCAGTTCGGTTTCTGCGAAGAGCAGTGGTCGCCACGATGGGCTGTTTTTTTGGATGTTTTGGTGTTAAAGATTCTCAACCTCAATTCGTAGCTCCACCT GAGCCTGTGGTGTCTCGAAATAAGACTTCTCTTTCATCCCTTTTGGTTTCTGATG ACTATTCACTTGGAAAGGAAGAGGGAGGTCAGAATTCACAAAATGAGGAAGTTTATTTCAGGGAGCTCAAGGAACAG GCCAAGTTCCTCAAGGCTTGTGGAACTTTAGCTGAAACTCCCAATGAAATCCGAAAAGCCTCAGAGAGATGGGTGGATATATCTTCTCAAAATGGAGAACAAAAGCCTTTGAATTTCAATTCATGGCTTCCCAGTGCTTCCATTGAGAAATTGAATCTAGGGAAGCAACCTCTTGACTCTCCACAACCTGTCAAAATTTGTGAAGAAGGGATAGCAGGTTCTGTGGAGGATACTCCCACCAG CTGCTTGACTGATGGGCTTACCAGAAGGCAATCTACCAGCAGTGATCTTCAGAATGTTCTTACACCCAAAGATGAAAAGCATAACGGTTCTGAAGCTTCATCGGTTTCACCAGGGGCCTTAGCTCCAAGTGCACAGTTCCAAAACAAATCTGTTCGTTTTGATTGTGACTATGATAGGTCTCCATATTCTTCAAAAGGATCTACATCTGAAAGTGCTAGTCAACACTCAAAAGGATCAGGGTCAGCAGGACATTTTAGTTTGTCCAAGCCATCAGTCAATCCAACACCACTGAAACTAACGGATGAAATGCTAACACCTGGCACTGTATTCCCTCGATATTTGGATAATTTGGCTCATGGAAAAACTTCCAGGGTCAGGTCTCAATTTGTGTACCCTGTACCAAAACCAGTTGATAGTCTCCACCAGTGGGAGGAATATAATTCAGATTCCAATGACCTGATTGGATCTCATAACCTAAATAATGAAGCAACCCCGATGTCAGTTTCAATGTTAGACATCACATTGAAGGACATTGCAGTTCAAAAAGAGATGAAGGATGACGCAGGCTTGGGTTCTTGGTCCAAACAACCCTCATCCAAGCAAGATGACAACAAGAAACTATCTGGTTCATCATCAGGTGAAAATGTTATTTGTCGTAAAGTTTCCGGCGATAGACCTATTCTTGGTATGGTGGCTGCCCATTGGAATGATGATGAAAATTCTCATATTTCACCTAAATGGTGGGATGGGAATGGGATTCCAAATTCAACTAACAAATACAAAGAG GATCAAAAGGTTAGTTGGCATGCAACACCATTTGAAGAGAGACTGGAAAAGGCATTATCTGAAGAAACATTTATATCTAAAAG GAAGCCCATCAGTGGGACATCAGCACCTGATTTTAATGATACTGAAGAATCTGATACTGCTCTGTCACATTTGCAATCTTCAACCCATTTGAGTTCGGTTGTTTCATTCTGA
- the LOC142523268 gene encoding protein JASON-like isoform X1: MVWSWFPTEKQWREGEIGAVAAVRFLRRAVVATMGCFFGCFGVKDSQPQFVAPPEPVVSRNKTSLSSLLVSDEDYSLGKEEGGQNSQNEEVYFRELKEQAKFLKACGTLAETPNEIRKASERWVDISSQNGEQKPLNFNSWLPSASIEKLNLGKQPLDSPQPVKICEEGIAGSVEDTPTSCLTDGLTRRQSTSSDLQNVLTPKDEKHNGSEASSVSPGALAPSAQFQNKSVRFDCDYDRSPYSSKGSTSESASQHSKGSGSAGHFSLSKPSVNPTPLKLTDEMLTPGTVFPRYLDNLAHGKTSRVRSQFVYPVPKPVDSLHQWEEYNSDSNDLIGSHNLNNEATPMSVSMLDITLKDIAVQKEMKDDAGLGSWSKQPSSKQDDNKKLSGSSSGENVICRKVSGDRPILGMVAAHWNDDENSHISPKWWDGNGIPNSTNKYKEDQKVSWHATPFEERLEKALSEETFISKRKPISGTSAPDFNDTEESDTALSHLQSSTHLSSVVSF; encoded by the exons ATGGTATGGTCTTGGTTCCCTACTGAGAAGCAGTGGCGCGAAGGTGAAATTGGAGCTGTAGCAGCAGTTCGGTTTCTGCGAAGAGCAGTGGTCGCCACGATGGGCTGTTTTTTTGGATGTTTTGGTGTTAAAGATTCTCAACCTCAATTCGTAGCTCCACCT GAGCCTGTGGTGTCTCGAAATAAGACTTCTCTTTCATCCCTTTTGGTTTCTGATG AAGACTATTCACTTGGAAAGGAAGAGGGAGGTCAGAATTCACAAAATGAGGAAGTTTATTTCAGGGAGCTCAAGGAACAG GCCAAGTTCCTCAAGGCTTGTGGAACTTTAGCTGAAACTCCCAATGAAATCCGAAAAGCCTCAGAGAGATGGGTGGATATATCTTCTCAAAATGGAGAACAAAAGCCTTTGAATTTCAATTCATGGCTTCCCAGTGCTTCCATTGAGAAATTGAATCTAGGGAAGCAACCTCTTGACTCTCCACAACCTGTCAAAATTTGTGAAGAAGGGATAGCAGGTTCTGTGGAGGATACTCCCACCAG CTGCTTGACTGATGGGCTTACCAGAAGGCAATCTACCAGCAGTGATCTTCAGAATGTTCTTACACCCAAAGATGAAAAGCATAACGGTTCTGAAGCTTCATCGGTTTCACCAGGGGCCTTAGCTCCAAGTGCACAGTTCCAAAACAAATCTGTTCGTTTTGATTGTGACTATGATAGGTCTCCATATTCTTCAAAAGGATCTACATCTGAAAGTGCTAGTCAACACTCAAAAGGATCAGGGTCAGCAGGACATTTTAGTTTGTCCAAGCCATCAGTCAATCCAACACCACTGAAACTAACGGATGAAATGCTAACACCTGGCACTGTATTCCCTCGATATTTGGATAATTTGGCTCATGGAAAAACTTCCAGGGTCAGGTCTCAATTTGTGTACCCTGTACCAAAACCAGTTGATAGTCTCCACCAGTGGGAGGAATATAATTCAGATTCCAATGACCTGATTGGATCTCATAACCTAAATAATGAAGCAACCCCGATGTCAGTTTCAATGTTAGACATCACATTGAAGGACATTGCAGTTCAAAAAGAGATGAAGGATGACGCAGGCTTGGGTTCTTGGTCCAAACAACCCTCATCCAAGCAAGATGACAACAAGAAACTATCTGGTTCATCATCAGGTGAAAATGTTATTTGTCGTAAAGTTTCCGGCGATAGACCTATTCTTGGTATGGTGGCTGCCCATTGGAATGATGATGAAAATTCTCATATTTCACCTAAATGGTGGGATGGGAATGGGATTCCAAATTCAACTAACAAATACAAAGAG GATCAAAAGGTTAGTTGGCATGCAACACCATTTGAAGAGAGACTGGAAAAGGCATTATCTGAAGAAACATTTATATCTAAAAG GAAGCCCATCAGTGGGACATCAGCACCTGATTTTAATGATACTGAAGAATCTGATACTGCTCTGTCACATTTGCAATCTTCAACCCATTTGAGTTCGGTTGTTTCATTCTGA